The following coding sequences are from one Treponema bryantii window:
- a CDS encoding DUF6364 family protein, translated as MDAKLTLKLKDDSISRAKKYVSSIGTSLSAIVEDFFDGLTLQQQEGEFKYSPLVNELSGIIQLDENYDYKADYASYLDQKYE; from the coding sequence ATGGATGCAAAACTTACCTTAAAATTAAAAGACGACTCTATCTCGCGGGCAAAGAAGTATGTTTCTTCTATAGGAACTTCCCTTTCGGCTATTGTTGAAGATTTTTTTGACGGGCTTACACTCCAGCAGCAGGAGGGGGAGTTCAAATACAGTCCTCTTGTAAACGAACTTTCGGGGATTATTCAGCTGGACGAAAATTACGATTATAAAGCTGATTATGCTTCATACCTGGACCAAAAATATGAATAA
- a CDS encoding GNAT family N-acetyltransferase has translation MNIKTSRLTIKTFSPNMAQSVYENSQDDDTRRFVPDEVYDSVEEAHEAIEFLMSRYDSADGPFVYPIITNDGGKKIGYVQLCKLDDGAWEIGYHIAKSFTGKGYATEAVKAFLPVMAKKLNIKEVYGISLAENTASVRVFEKCGFTKIYQGPGNYQGKEVQIIKVSWKK, from the coding sequence ATGAATATAAAAACATCACGTCTTACAATCAAAACTTTCTCTCCAAACATGGCCCAGAGTGTCTATGAAAACTCCCAGGACGATGACACCAGACGTTTTGTCCCAGATGAAGTTTATGATTCTGTTGAAGAAGCCCACGAGGCAATTGAGTTTTTGATGTCACGATATGACAGCGCAGACGGCCCTTTTGTCTATCCAATAATCACAAATGACGGTGGCAAAAAAATCGGTTATGTTCAGCTTTGCAAACTCGACGATGGAGCTTGGGAAATCGGCTATCACATCGCAAAAAGCTTTACCGGCAAGGGCTACGCCACAGAAGCTGTAAAAGCCTTTCTTCCTGTCATGGCTAAAAAACTCAATATCAAAGAAGTTTACGGAATCAGCCTTGCAGAAAATACCGCCTCTGTGCGAGTCTTTGAAAAATGCGGATTTACCAAAATCTATCAAGGCCCTGGAAATTATCAAGGGAAAGAAGTGCAAATCATAAAAGTCAGCTGGAAAAAATAA
- a CDS encoding ketopantoate reductase family protein: MNILVFGRGAIGTQYGWALENAGHKVDFFVRKGRIKDYGNTVSLDIYDTRSKKQIKENWQINLKEEIEEDKTYDLILLSVNPEQVEGALLQVKRFAKNATVFFFCNYGLEVKAAVKDFPADQIVFGFPGAGGGYEGNALGGIMYNFFQLGQAGAKLSERESFVKKIFSDAGFKVKIQENIEEWLLNHYVANAAMEAEVLKAGSFKAVASSKKLLGQMVLNIREMTPYVKAKGFHPDALIKALNILPADFVGSLMKNLVYKESGPAYKALAFNHYKVGYSVMQIINDAHLLGIETPRLEAAYNAEK, encoded by the coding sequence ATGAATATTTTAGTTTTTGGAAGAGGAGCAATTGGAACTCAGTATGGATGGGCTTTAGAAAATGCGGGCCACAAGGTTGATTTTTTTGTACGCAAGGGACGGATTAAAGATTACGGTAATACAGTCTCACTTGATATTTATGATACCCGTTCAAAAAAGCAGATAAAAGAAAACTGGCAGATAAACCTGAAAGAAGAAATTGAAGAAGATAAAACTTACGATTTGATTCTTTTAAGTGTGAATCCGGAGCAGGTAGAAGGTGCACTTTTGCAGGTAAAAAGATTTGCAAAAAATGCCACAGTATTTTTTTTCTGTAATTATGGTCTTGAGGTAAAGGCTGCGGTAAAAGATTTTCCTGCGGATCAGATTGTTTTTGGTTTTCCTGGAGCAGGCGGTGGTTATGAAGGTAATGCTTTGGGTGGAATTATGTATAACTTTTTTCAGCTGGGGCAGGCGGGCGCAAAACTTTCTGAGCGTGAATCCTTTGTTAAAAAAATATTTTCTGATGCCGGATTTAAAGTCAAAATTCAGGAAAACATTGAAGAGTGGCTTTTGAATCATTATGTGGCAAATGCAGCAATGGAAGCAGAAGTTTTAAAGGCTGGTTCATTTAAAGCTGTGGCATCGTCAAAAAAGCTCCTTGGCCAGATGGTTTTAAATATTCGTGAGATGACGCCTTACGTAAAGGCAAAAGGTTTCCATCCAGATGCTTTGATAAAAGCCCTGAACATTTTACCAGCAGACTTTGTTGGAAGTCTCATGAAGAATCTTGTATACAAGGAATCTGGACCGGCCTATAAAGCACTGGCTTTTAATCACTATAAGGTTGGCTATTCTGTTATGCAGATTATAAACGATGCTCATCTGCTAGGAATAGAAACACCAAGACTGGAAGCAGCATATAATGCAGAAAAATAA
- a CDS encoding helix-turn-helix domain-containing protein: protein MDDFKPLFEYVEKNIEKKIELKELADFMGYSPFYISRKFVDIYGIPITGYVRIRKLQYSIKDLLDGMKVIDVAMKYSFESHEGFSRSFKSLFGSSPKNIRNYLQKYEIPEFELFANCEAKSMEKQKMSLSDDMNKMIFTILGNSFEEMGAGFCSKIELSLMPDNCLRIFDDGRGIKLDDDGVIHEEILQNLFSGKPITKVEYAQMGDLPFDDLKLVNSLCEKLTITVWRNGKIYEQDFIRGVPQHSVTSKPNDSKIPHGTQIILKPDTSIFESTQFSKEKLQTWVSENYCDLKGNVVLEYKKDYA from the coding sequence ATGGATGATTTTAAACCGCTGTTTGAATATGTTGAAAAAAACATTGAAAAGAAAATTGAGTTAAAGGAACTCGCAGATTTTATGGGCTACAGTCCTTTTTACATCAGCAGAAAATTTGTGGATATTTACGGCATTCCAATTACTGGTTATGTGCGAATCAGGAAGCTGCAATATTCCATAAAGGATTTGCTGGATGGTATGAAAGTGATTGATGTTGCCATGAAATATTCCTTTGAATCTCATGAAGGTTTTTCAAGATCGTTCAAAAGTCTTTTTGGCTCTTCTCCAAAAAATATTAGAAACTATTTGCAGAAGTACGAAATTCCGGAGTTTGAACTTTTTGCAAATTGTGAAGCAAAATCTATGGAGAAACAAAAAATGAGTTTAAGCGATGACATGAACAAAATGATTTTCACGATTCTTGGTAATTCGTTTGAAGAAATGGGGGCGGGCTTCTGTTCAAAAATTGAGCTTAGTCTGATGCCGGATAATTGCCTTAGGATTTTTGATGATGGCCGCGGAATAAAGCTGGATGACGATGGAGTGATTCACGAAGAAATCCTGCAGAATCTTTTTTCAGGCAAACCGATTACAAAGGTTGAGTATGCCCAGATGGGAGACCTGCCCTTTGATGACCTTAAGCTTGTAAACTCACTTTGCGAAAAGCTTACAATAACTGTCTGGCGAAATGGGAAAATATACGAACAGGATTTCATCCGCGGAGTTCCACAGCATTCCGTCACAAGCAAACCTAATGATTCTAAAATCCCGCACGGAACCCAGATTATCCTTAAACCCGACACATCGATTTTTGAATCCACCCAATTTAGTAAAGAAAAACTTCAAACCTGGGTTAGCGAAAATTATTGTGACCTGAAAGGGAATGTGGTTCTAGAGTATAAAAAAGATTATGCATAA
- a CDS encoding TetR/AcrR family transcriptional regulator, whose product MDRRQQKTKIAIHQAMTTLLKKKKFEDLTVQDIIDEANIGRSTFYSHFETKEELLEEICREMFAHVFSKDLAPEKSHDFSKGRRGFANRLTHILYHLQDHKENIKAIMYGETEKLFTSYFRDYLEQTFCDDLVAHSEVPKAFAIQFFTGSFCETIKWWINSDMQMPPEEVVENYQKMIKFR is encoded by the coding sequence ATGGACAGACGCCAGCAGAAAACAAAAATCGCAATTCATCAGGCAATGACTACGCTTTTGAAAAAGAAAAAATTCGAAGACCTTACAGTTCAGGATATTATTGACGAAGCGAACATTGGCCGCAGTACTTTTTATTCTCACTTTGAAACAAAAGAAGAATTGCTGGAAGAAATCTGTCGTGAAATGTTTGCCCATGTTTTTTCAAAAGATCTGGCTCCGGAAAAAAGCCACGATTTTTCAAAAGGGCGCAGGGGCTTTGCAAATCGCCTCACACATATTTTGTATCACCTGCAGGATCACAAGGAAAATATCAAGGCAATCATGTACGGCGAAACAGAAAAGCTTTTTACTTCATATTTTCGCGATTACCTTGAACAGACTTTTTGCGATGATTTAGTGGCTCATTCCGAAGTGCCAAAAGCTTTTGCTATACAGTTTTTTACCGGGAGCTTTTGCGAAACAATCAAATGGTGGATTAATTCCGACATGCAAATGCCCCCGGAAGAAGTTGTAGAAAATTATCAGAAGATGATTAAGTTCCGCTAG
- a CDS encoding PIN domain-containing protein produces MNKIFVDTDVILDLLARRLPHFHFSAVLFTFAEMKKIELYTSPLIFANTFYILRKQLGNEEAKKTLRKLRVLVHIIDSSEAVVDKALNSDFADFEDAIQYYTSQENGINILLTRNLRDYKNASLIVQTPETFLVSNGLI; encoded by the coding sequence ATGAATAAGATTTTTGTAGATACAGACGTAATTCTTGACCTGCTTGCAAGGCGCCTGCCGCACTTCCACTTTTCTGCAGTGCTTTTCACTTTTGCCGAAATGAAAAAAATTGAGCTTTATACAAGTCCGCTGATTTTTGCAAATACCTTTTACATTCTCCGAAAACAGTTGGGAAATGAAGAAGCAAAAAAAACACTGCGAAAGTTACGGGTCCTTGTTCATATAATAGATTCATCAGAAGCAGTTGTTGACAAAGCCCTCAATTCAGACTTTGCAGATTTTGAAGATGCCATTCAATATTATACCTCACAGGAAAATGGCATCAATATCCTTTTGACCCGCAACCTTCGTGATTACAAAAATGCATCACTAATAGTACAAACGCCGGAAACTTTTCTTGTTTCTAACGGGTTGATTTAA
- a CDS encoding alpha/beta hydrolase codes for MKYPISKELKSISIYSGSMVGRLYPLVNFAYGFIKCKSDEFVTVKKYSTPGFDGAELSTLIIEPRKNEGPLPCIMFFHGGGFLMRASAAHYEIAKWYARELKCKVVMPDYRLLPKYRYPLAIEDCYSTYMWVLQNAESMKINKEKIIVAGDSAGGNIAAAVTLMLHDRNQTLPKGAMLIYPVLDKRMITDSMKRFTDTPIWDSNCNKLFWDMYLKGQEHSQAKYASISEIEDLGFFPPTYIEAAEYDCLHDEGIEFAEKLKTQNITVEVHDMKGTCHGYETAIKSSIVEKCMAWRVEWIRNEIIKKN; via the coding sequence ATGAAATATCCAATATCTAAAGAATTAAAAAGCATCTCAATCTACAGCGGTTCGATGGTTGGTCGTTTATATCCTCTGGTGAACTTTGCTTATGGTTTTATTAAATGTAAATCGGATGAATTTGTTACGGTGAAAAAATATTCTACGCCTGGCTTTGACGGAGCAGAGCTTTCAACTTTGATAATAGAACCGCGTAAAAATGAAGGTCCCCTCCCCTGCATTATGTTTTTTCATGGTGGTGGATTTTTGATGAGGGCATCTGCAGCTCACTATGAAATTGCAAAATGGTATGCCCGCGAATTGAAATGTAAGGTTGTCATGCCCGATTACAGACTTCTTCCAAAATATCGCTATCCTCTTGCGATTGAAGACTGTTACAGCACTTATATGTGGGTTTTGCAAAATGCAGAATCAATGAAAATCAACAAAGAAAAAATTATCGTGGCAGGAGACAGTGCCGGAGGAAATATTGCTGCTGCGGTTACTCTTATGCTGCACGATAGAAATCAGACTCTTCCAAAAGGCGCAATGCTTATATATCCCGTTCTTGATAAAAGAATGATTACAGATTCTATGAAGCGATTTACCGACACTCCAATCTGGGATTCGAATTGCAATAAACTTTTCTGGGATATGTATTTGAAAGGACAGGAGCACAGCCAGGCAAAATATGCATCAATTTCAGAAATTGAAGATTTGGGATTTTTCCCGCCAACCTATATTGAAGCTGCAGAATACGATTGCCTCCACGACGAAGGAATTGAGTTTGCAGAAAAGTTAAAGACCCAGAATATCACAGTTGAAGTTCATGATATGAAAGGCACCTGTCACGGTTACGAAACAGCGATAAAAAGTTCGATAGTAGAAAAATGTATGGCGTGGAGAGTTGAATGGATAAGGAATGAAATAATAAAGAAGAATTAG
- a CDS encoding CatB-related O-acetyltransferase produces MKDGKLPNPMTIHPIAGYDKEIYVKPTLKNPNIIVGDFTYIADSDFESHVTHLYEWNGDKLIIGKFCQIAAGVEFVMNGANHQMNAVSTFPFYTLEGWDMDAPLKKDLPLKGDTVIGNDVWIGQNAVIMPGVHIGDGAIIGANAVVASNIAPYTINVGNPCRTIKKRFDDKMIELLEKFCWWDKSIEEINKLIPILTSSDLEMVRRELKKRK; encoded by the coding sequence ATGAAAGACGGCAAGCTTCCAAATCCAATGACAATTCATCCTATAGCTGGTTATGACAAAGAGATTTATGTAAAACCCACTCTTAAGAATCCAAACATTATCGTTGGTGATTTTACTTATATTGCAGATTCCGATTTTGAAAGTCATGTGACTCATCTTTATGAATGGAACGGTGACAAGCTGATTATCGGGAAGTTTTGTCAGATTGCAGCGGGTGTGGAATTCGTTATGAATGGAGCGAATCATCAGATGAATGCAGTTTCAACTTTTCCTTTCTACACGCTGGAGGGCTGGGACATGGATGCCCCGTTGAAAAAAGATTTGCCGCTCAAGGGAGATACTGTCATCGGTAACGATGTTTGGATTGGGCAGAATGCCGTAATCATGCCGGGCGTTCATATTGGCGACGGTGCCATAATCGGAGCGAATGCCGTAGTTGCAAGTAACATTGCGCCATACACAATCAATGTCGGAAATCCTTGCCGCACAATAAAAAAACGTTTTGATGACAAAATGATTGAACTTCTTGAAAAGTTCTGCTGGTGGGATAAGTCAATTGAGGAAATCAATAAGCTGATTCCAATTCTGACAAGTAGTGATTTGGAAATGGTGAGACGAGAGCTGAAGAAAAGGAAGTAG
- a CDS encoding cation-translocating P-type ATPase — translation MSNILEWYEKQSDRLRLIFVIISGVALATSLTFSWTENADKIAGFDPAWIAIVLCGLPIVLGAIVGLVKDHDITADVLVALALIGSLILKEFFAAGEVAFIMQIGSILEDFTSDRAKKGISKLIKLSPKKANLFVDGQIKIIEADQVKLGDILQVRAGESIPVDGKIIEGSTSIDQSAMTGESIPVEKNPGDLVMSGTINQNGSILIEAVKTAGDSSLQRMIKLAEAADAQKAKIVRKANVWAAWLVVISLTTAIVAGTIIGNTHNDFWLGFTRAVTVLVVFCPCAFVLATPTAISAGIGNASKHGLLIQSGEALERIASSNIAVFDKTGTLTKGKPAVVKVQTLSDISEDELIKIAASGEALSNHPLAKAIMDYNKSGLYEIKNHKTLAGSGIEFEIDGKKYMVGKVQRDFKDAGKTSDAPSTNDASFSNISPDLEASSLVGLYCESKLLGIIFIQDALKENARKMVAQLKALNIRTVMLTGDNENSARYVAVQTGLDDFKASCSPEDKMNYIKNQEAQGNKVAIFGDGVNDSLALRSAFAGIAMGGIGSDVAIESADAVIVHDNIDGVPYLFKISRKTQGRITFNLCLSMIINFVAVALAISGILNAVWGALFHNCGSVLVVISAFLLLFYKGRD, via the coding sequence ATGTCAAATATTTTAGAATGGTACGAAAAGCAGAGCGACAGGCTCAGGCTTATTTTTGTAATAATTTCGGGAGTGGCCCTTGCTACATCTTTAACTTTCAGCTGGACCGAAAATGCAGACAAGATTGCAGGCTTTGATCCGGCCTGGATTGCAATTGTTTTATGCGGCCTTCCGATTGTTCTTGGGGCAATTGTTGGCCTTGTAAAAGACCACGACATTACTGCGGATGTACTCGTTGCCCTGGCCTTAATTGGTTCTCTGATTCTTAAGGAATTTTTTGCGGCTGGCGAGGTTGCCTTTATCATGCAGATTGGTTCCATTCTGGAAGATTTTACTTCGGACCGTGCAAAAAAGGGAATCTCAAAGCTTATTAAGCTCAGTCCTAAAAAAGCAAATCTCTTTGTGGATGGACAGATAAAAATCATTGAAGCTGATCAGGTAAAGCTTGGAGACATTCTGCAGGTGAGGGCAGGGGAGTCTATTCCTGTTGATGGCAAAATAATCGAAGGTAGCACAAGCATTGACCAGAGTGCAATGACGGGTGAATCTATTCCTGTTGAGAAAAATCCGGGCGACCTTGTGATGAGCGGAACTATAAATCAAAACGGAAGTATTTTGATTGAAGCTGTAAAAACTGCCGGCGACTCTTCTCTTCAGCGAATGATTAAGCTTGCAGAAGCTGCAGATGCACAGAAGGCAAAAATCGTTCGCAAGGCAAACGTATGGGCGGCCTGGCTTGTTGTAATTTCTCTTACTACGGCAATTGTGGCTGGCACTATAATCGGAAATACTCATAATGATTTCTGGCTGGGCTTTACCCGCGCTGTAACAGTGCTTGTTGTTTTCTGCCCCTGCGCCTTTGTGCTTGCAACTCCAACTGCAATTTCGGCAGGAATTGGAAATGCTTCTAAGCATGGACTTTTGATTCAGTCGGGTGAAGCACTGGAAAGAATTGCTTCTTCTAACATTGCGGTTTTTGATAAAACAGGAACCCTTACAAAAGGAAAGCCGGCTGTTGTTAAAGTTCAAACTCTGTCTGATATCAGCGAGGACGAGTTGATCAAAATTGCTGCATCGGGTGAGGCGCTTTCAAACCATCCGCTTGCAAAGGCGATTATGGATTATAACAAAAGCGGCCTTTATGAAATTAAAAACCACAAAACTCTTGCAGGCAGCGGAATTGAATTTGAAATCGACGGGAAAAAATATATGGTGGGAAAAGTACAGAGGGATTTTAAGGATGCCGGAAAAACTTCAGATGCTCCTTCCACAAACGACGCTTCCTTCTCCAACATCTCTCCCGACCTCGAGGCATCTTCCCTTGTCGGCCTTTACTGCGAGTCAAAACTTCTTGGCATAATCTTCATTCAGGATGCCCTCAAAGAAAATGCCCGCAAAATGGTAGCGCAGCTTAAAGCTCTGAACATCCGCACCGTCATGCTCACCGGCGACAACGAAAACTCTGCCCGCTATGTTGCAGTTCAAACTGGTCTTGATGATTTTAAGGCAAGCTGTTCCCCGGAAGATAAAATGAATTACATCAAAAATCAGGAGGCTCAGGGAAATAAGGTTGCAATATTTGGTGACGGGGTAAACGATTCTCTTGCCCTGCGTTCAGCCTTTGCAGGCATTGCCATGGGCGGAATCGGCAGCGACGTTGCAATCGAAAGCGCCGACGCAGTAATTGTTCACGACAACATTGATGGAGTTCCTTATCTCTTCAAGATTTCCAGAAAAACTCAGGGACGAATCACCTTCAATCTTTGCCTGTCTATGATAATCAATTTTGTAGCAGTTGCTCTTGCAATCTCTGGCATTTTGAATGCAGTCTGGGGCGCCCTTTTCCACAACTGCGGTTCTGTACTTGTAGTTATCAGCGCCTTCCTGCTGCTCTTTTATAAGGGTAGAGATTAA
- a CDS encoding GNAT family N-acetyltransferase, with translation MHNIELKQLSLDMGKTEYDMLQGISAVENGFTNPAYDLSYDEYKEWLRITDNNSRGIDLPEGWIPYTTYVLYVDGIPVGYGRVRHSSSEYLETVVGAGNLGYGIAKEYRGKGYGNILFKELLKKCKEIGYKEIKLFPMKSNEPTVKIMLKNGGQIIGDFKDQKHIIRIPIE, from the coding sequence ATGCATAATATAGAATTAAAACAGTTATCGCTGGATATGGGAAAAACTGAATATGATATGCTGCAGGGAATTTCTGCTGTGGAAAACGGTTTTACCAATCCGGCATATGACCTGTCCTATGACGAGTATAAAGAGTGGCTGCGGATAACAGACAACAATTCAAGAGGCATTGATTTGCCGGAAGGTTGGATTCCGTATACCACATATGTTTTATATGTTGACGGTATTCCTGTCGGTTACGGCAGAGTCAGGCATTCATCATCCGAGTATCTGGAAACGGTTGTCGGCGCAGGGAATCTGGGGTACGGCATCGCTAAGGAATATAGAGGAAAAGGATACGGAAACATTTTATTCAAAGAGTTATTGAAAAAATGCAAAGAAATCGGATATAAAGAAATTAAGTTGTTCCCGATGAAAAGCAACGAGCCTACAGTAAAAATCATGCTGAAAAACGGCGGCCAGATTATTGGAGATTTCAAGGATCAGAAACATATCATCCGCATACCAATTGAGTAA
- a CDS encoding MarR family winged helix-turn-helix transcriptional regulator, whose product MQITNEQILNIMPPQFGLFGLLFAFMNRLQAAGDSFYEEITCKQWFLLACMNLYSKEAPTANELAETMGCSRQNVKEILNALVKKEILVLKQDDNDKRKQRIYFTSKQKKLAKKYQNKEMDFLKLLYEGISDDEIKNVFQIISRMEKNLTGATGGVTGVAGIQA is encoded by the coding sequence ATGCAGATAACAAATGAGCAGATTCTTAATATTATGCCGCCTCAGTTTGGATTGTTCGGGCTCCTCTTTGCCTTTATGAACAGACTGCAGGCAGCAGGAGATTCTTTTTATGAAGAGATTACTTGTAAGCAGTGGTTTCTTCTGGCTTGTATGAATCTATATTCAAAAGAGGCTCCTACCGCAAATGAGCTCGCCGAAACAATGGGCTGTTCCAGACAGAACGTAAAAGAGATTCTCAACGCTCTTGTAAAAAAAGAAATCCTTGTTCTGAAGCAGGATGATAATGATAAACGCAAGCAGCGGATTTATTTTACTTCAAAGCAAAAAAAGCTTGCAAAAAAATATCAGAATAAAGAGATGGATTTTTTAAAGCTTTTATATGAGGGCATTTCTGATGATGAAATCAAAAATGTATTTCAAATAATTTCCAGAATGGAAAAAAATCTAACAGGAGCGACTGGCGGGGTGACCGGTGTCGCAGGCATTCAAGCTTAG
- a CDS encoding TetR/AcrR family transcriptional regulator: MDRRIKKTQEAIYSVFIDLLKEKGFNKLSISDISERADINRGTFYFHFSDKYDLYEKCMDFYVGKLLISCSNDTEIKLNPNGFLQIFKYLKENYDIYRTLLYADGLSIFHKKFHNAIEGQLKKAINKMPEEIILSQEIASEFIINGFTGVVEWWINNSMPYSPEIMTEKLNGIFSPYTKYLV; this comes from the coding sequence ATGGACAGACGAATCAAGAAAACTCAGGAAGCAATTTATTCAGTTTTCATAGACTTATTAAAAGAAAAAGGTTTCAACAAGCTTTCTATCAGTGATATTTCAGAAAGGGCAGACATTAACCGCGGCACCTTCTATTTTCATTTTTCCGACAAATATGATTTATATGAAAAGTGTATGGATTTTTATGTTGGCAAACTCTTAATCAGCTGCAGTAATGATACAGAAATCAAACTTAATCCAAATGGCTTTTTGCAGATTTTCAAATACCTGAAAGAAAATTATGACATTTACCGCACCCTGCTTTATGCCGATGGGCTTAGTATTTTTCACAAGAAATTTCATAATGCAATAGAAGGACAACTGAAAAAAGCAATCAACAAGATGCCAGAGGAAATCATCCTGTCACAGGAAATTGCATCGGAGTTTATAATCAATGGCTTTACAGGAGTCGTTGAATGGTGGATTAATAATTCTATGCCTTATAGTCCTGAAATTATGACAGAGAAACTGAACGGGATTTTTTCTCCCTATACAAAATATTTAGTTTAA
- a CDS encoding ferritin family protein has product MEISKKDMNVLLKAQQGELDAVLMYNALAEVAKHQKDKDTFRQLAKEEGHHASVFHKLTQTELTPKHTKEILLPLLYRIFPRWILYSAIAQGEYAAVKTYAPVAEKFPEVESVKNDEKRHGDTVKGLLQ; this is encoded by the coding sequence ATGGAAATCAGCAAAAAAGATATGAATGTCCTGCTCAAAGCCCAGCAGGGAGAACTGGATGCCGTTCTCATGTACAACGCTCTGGCCGAAGTTGCAAAACACCAGAAGGACAAGGACACTTTCCGTCAACTTGCAAAGGAAGAAGGCCACCACGCATCAGTTTTTCATAAGCTGACTCAAACAGAACTTACTCCAAAGCACACAAAAGAAATCCTCCTTCCTCTACTCTACCGCATTTTCCCAAGATGGATTTTATATTCCGCAATCGCACAGGGCGAATATGCTGCCGTAAAAACTTATGCACCAGTAGCCGAAAAGTTCCCCGAAGTTGAAAGCGTTAAGAATGATGAAAAGCGCCACGGGGATACGGTGAAAGGGCTTTTGCAATAA
- a CDS encoding flavodoxin domain-containing protein, with protein MKTIVIYTSQTGFTKRYAEWISEVSGAECLEFKQAKKIKLSDYDAIIFGGWFMAGGIKNLAWFKNQIPELSATGKKIIVYGVGGSPAESPDIPGAIRRNFTDEEWNSLKAFYCPGGFNYEKMSGFSKFMMKMFTTMLANKKDASEAEKNMVQMISHSYDISDKKYIEPILAELK; from the coding sequence ATGAAAACAATCGTAATTTACACAAGTCAGACAGGTTTTACAAAAAGGTACGCAGAGTGGATCAGCGAGGTGAGTGGGGCAGAATGCCTGGAATTCAAACAGGCTAAAAAAATCAAACTTTCTGATTATGATGCAATCATTTTTGGCGGCTGGTTCATGGCGGGTGGAATCAAAAATCTTGCCTGGTTCAAAAATCAGATTCCGGAACTTTCTGCTACGGGCAAAAAAATCATTGTTTATGGAGTTGGGGGAAGCCCTGCAGAAAGTCCAGATATCCCTGGTGCAATACGCAGAAATTTTACCGACGAAGAATGGAATTCCTTAAAAGCATTTTATTGTCCTGGTGGCTTCAATTACGAGAAAATGAGCGGTTTTTCTAAGTTCATGATGAAAATGTTTACAACAATGTTAGCAAACAAAAAAGACGCAAGCGAAGCTGAAAAGAACATGGTCCAGATGATTTCTCATTCCTACGACATTTCTGACAAAAAGTACATCGAACCAATTCTTGCGGAGTTGAAGTAA
- a CDS encoding GNAT family N-acetyltransferase codes for MKLTDCYLEEDLFPKIFADYEERPYGILFYSTNNKDSFDSNHAVIYKDKISNLKEVLADITSFYKSKGCRPIIYQSMLDDNWFDEISGELKEAGYKSWGEDQEYMLASGENKIIPNPELTVFKVDKWSDEIENVFLEAEEPWEIKVAKTSLEKPGYWIFAVRSKEKVIGLLYGHISERACRVDYLLVSKKHRRMGGGRALFYAYVEWCKQNNIKNIYIWPDGETPKRIYEEGGYKIVEIRKAGRAVFEG; via the coding sequence ATGAAACTAACTGACTGTTACCTTGAAGAAGATTTGTTCCCCAAAATTTTTGCTGATTATGAAGAGCGGCCTTATGGGATTTTGTTCTACAGCACAAATAATAAAGACTCTTTTGATTCTAATCATGCGGTAATCTATAAAGATAAAATCAGCAACCTTAAAGAGGTGCTTGCCGACATAACAAGTTTTTACAAATCAAAAGGCTGTCGCCCGATAATTTATCAGTCTATGCTTGATGATAACTGGTTTGATGAAATCAGTGGCGAACTGAAAGAGGCGGGATATAAGAGCTGGGGAGAAGATCAGGAATATATGCTTGCGTCCGGTGAAAATAAAATTATTCCGAATCCTGAGCTGACAGTTTTCAAAGTTGATAAATGGAGTGATGAAATTGAGAACGTTTTTCTGGAAGCCGAAGAACCCTGGGAAATAAAGGTTGCAAAAACAAGTTTAGAAAAACCCGGCTACTGGATATTTGCTGTCCGCTCAAAAGAAAAAGTGATAGGCCTGTTGTATGGTCACATTTCTGAACGAGCCTGCCGTGTAGACTATCTTCTAGTTTCCAAAAAGCACAGAAGAATGGGCGGCGGCCGTGCTTTGTTTTATGCCTATGTTGAATGGTGCAAACAAAACAATATAAAAAATATTTACATATGGCCCGACGGTGAAACCCCAAAAAGGATTTACGAAGAGGGCGGGTATAAAATTGTAGAAATCCGCAAAGCAGGCAGAGCAGTGTTTGAGGGGTGA